In the Atribacterota bacterium genome, one interval contains:
- a CDS encoding formylmethanofuran dehydrogenase subunit E family protein translates to MIKLSVDQDNLGDMIERGIKLHGHAGPYLNLGIKMGLLALKNLKAKGYFDLSVEAELEYRRPMSCFVDGLQISTGCTMGKGNIKVKNQTGNINALFKTEDKNLRVFLKPEIVKSLDFEKESCENLSQKVLDIPNAELFDYCTENSD, encoded by the coding sequence ATGATTAAACTTTCTGTAGATCAAGATAACTTAGGTGATATGATTGAACGTGGAATAAAACTGCATGGTCATGCAGGTCCTTATCTAAATCTGGGTATAAAAATGGGTCTTTTAGCCCTCAAGAATTTAAAAGCAAAAGGATATTTTGATTTGTCTGTTGAGGCTGAGCTGGAATACCGCAGACCAATGTCCTGTTTTGTTGATGGACTACAGATATCAACCGGCTGTACTATGGGAAAGGGAAATATCAAAGTAAAGAATCAAACCGGTAATATTAATGCTTTATTTAAGACAGAAGACAAAAACCTTCGCGTATTTCTAAAACCAGAAATAGTTAAATCTCTGGATTTTGAAAAAGAAAGCTGTGAGAATTTAAGTCAAAAAGTGTTAGATATTCCCAATGCTGAATTATTTGACTATTGTACAGAAAACTCCGATTAA